A genome region from Coffea arabica cultivar ET-39 chromosome 7e, Coffea Arabica ET-39 HiFi, whole genome shotgun sequence includes the following:
- the LOC113698954 gene encoding uncharacterized protein: MRQRNSTENRAKPVVAIRRSPRFLKPNQPDSGYLQTPNHVPDKKRVPLSDLTPLSSNPSGNSLKRGQLSDKAKESNVRCRSSTNVCSEPRKLTRLNGGVDNSRVVRRSPRFSQNGNVNRIVSDESKLERSSKVSKIGKPVCMNAKSETEKRVTRSSLRRCNNGGVRGNGKGCDGVTLKCISDNGKAKGDVNLSEQCMYKIEKRVTRSATRGIKDEHRARTGNAEGNESIQNIPFGCLYKKVLSVDGEDKHGANLPREPISENATTNVLSTDLIGGEGRSVGFEAEKKQVPAKRKKIQVEEEHRMFQGWTAEQELALERAYFAAKPTPHFWKKVAKMVPGKSAQECFDKIHSVLLTPAQQQPRSRTKGVNASLSLSASKLLNASESDTKKLRYSKQKSRVTRRTVRQLLHKQYAADQHYEADLFNVLESTLDPSTQCVSTPELNREGLGLDKRCQEISSSAHGKLLSLSNDSRGSTVISPAVLKKIKNKALHEKYIDQLHLREARRKAMSLRGKKCTQDKSGGNNEDNLQKSKIVKDAKNALVFCARDAIKHFHHLQSREANKFDDSVRDFVDSSEDEFEDQS, from the exons ATGCGCCAGAGAAACTCTACTGAGAACAGAGCGAAACCCGTTGTCGCAATTCGCAGATCTCCACGATTTCTGAAGCCAAATCAACCCGACTCAGGATACCTGCAGACTCCGAATCATGTTCCAGACAAGAAACGGGTCCCTCTCTCGGATCTCACACCTCTTAGCTCAAATCCAAGCGGGAATTCTTTAAAAAGAGGCCAACTTTCAGATAAGGCAAAAGAATCCAATGTCCGGTGTAGAAGTTCCACGAATGTGTGTAGCGAGCCCAGAAAATTGACAAGATTGAATGGTGGAGTTGACAACTCTCGTGTTGTTCGACGGTCTCCTAGGTTTTCTCAGAATGGCAATGTTAATAGAATTGTTTCTGATGAATCTAAGCTGGAGCGCTCATCTAAGGTGAGTAAGATAGGTAAGCCAGTCTGCATGAATGCAAAATCTGAGACAGAAAAGCGGGTGACCAGGAGTTCTTTAAGGAGGTGTAACAATGGAGGTGTGAGGGGCAATGGAAAGGGTTGTGATGGAGTCACTTTGAAATGCATTTCTGATAACGGAAAAGCTAAAGGGGATGTTAATTTGTCTGAGCAATGCATgtataaaattgaaaagaggGTTACAAGAAGTGCCACTCGAGGAATTAAAGATGAACACCGTGCAAGAACTGGTAACGCCGAGGGTAATGAGTCCATCCAGAATATTCCCTTTGGTTGTTTGTACAAAAAGGTCCTTTCAGTTGATGGAGAAGATAAACATGGTGCAAACTTACCTAGAGAGCCTATTAGTGAAAATGCAACTACTAATGTTCTGTCCACAGATTTAATAGGAGGGGAAGGTCGGAGTGTTGGCTTTGAAGCTGAAAAAAAGCAGGTTCctgcaaaaaggaagaaaatccaAGTTGAAGAAGAGCATAGGATGTTTCAGGGATGGACAGCAGAGCAAGAACTAGCGCTGGAAAGAGCTTATTTTGCAGCAAAGCCGACACCCCATTTCTGGAAGAAAGTTGCCAAAATG GTTCCTGGAAAATCTGCCCAGGAATGTTTTGACAAAATCCATTCTGTGCTTTTGACCCCAGCGCAACAACAACCACGATCCAGGACAAAAGGAGTGAATGCCTCCCTGTCACTCTCAGCAAGTAAATTGCTAAATGCTTCAGAATCTGACACGAAGAAGTTGAGATACAGCAAGCAGAAGAGTCGTGTTACACGTAGAACTGTCCGACAGCTACTACATAAACAGTATGCTGCAGACCAACATTATGAAGCAGATCTTTTCAATGTTTTGGAGTCAACATTGGATCCATCCACTCAATGTGTTTCCACCCCTGAATTGAATAGAGAAGGACTAGGATTGGACAAAAGGTGCCAGGAAATTTCTTCATCAGCCCACGGAAAGCTTCTTTCGTTATCGAATGACTCACGTGGATCTACTGTTATTAGTCCCGCTGTTCTAAAGAAGATTAAAAACAAAGCCTTGCATGAGAAATATATTGATCAACTACATTTGAGGGAAGCCAGGAGAAAGGCAATGTCactaaggggaaaaaaatgcaCGCAGGACAAAAGTGGTGGCAATAACGAAGATAACCTTCAGAAGAGCAAGATAGTAAAAGATGCAAAGAATGCATTGGTTTTTTGTGCAAGAGATGCCATCAAGCATTTTCACCATCTACAGAGCAGGGAGGCAAACAAATTTGACGATAGTGTTCGCGATTTTGTAGATAGTTCTGAAGATGAATTTGAAGATCAAAGTTGA
- the LOC113705540 gene encoding transcription factor bHLH61-like has translation MEHTDQTQNGLLEEFLVAPKLDSYWTTFPGGGIEIFPNGWNCESFDRNDHNQDLLTSNTNSNSLLGLLSSPAALLAAGSHESGFAFPFGESTSYPFLDHVGDGFSTAVPELGSSYDRSNFDSLPPVPIQQDYGEGMVEHGGNLGLRGLQEGKGFCKVEVEQPTATSIGASRVGLCGDKRSKIKKAEGQPSKNLMAERRRRKRLNDRLSMLRSIVPKISKMDRTSILGDTIDYMKELLDKIHKSREESTEENINQLTKIGNLKQLKPNEVVARNPPKFDVERRSVDTRIEICCTAKPGMLLSTVSTMEALGLDIQQCVISCFNDFSVQASCSEVAEHRRIVGSEDVKQALFRNAGYGGRCL, from the exons atggagcATACTGATCAAACTCAAAATGGGCTTTTGGAGGAGTTTTTAGTGGCTCCAAAGTTGGATAGTTACTGGACCACTTTCCCCGGTGGAGGGATCGAAATCTTCCCAAATGGTTGGAACTGCGAGTCTTTCGATCGCAATGATCATAACCAAGATTTACTAACCTCAAACACAAACTCCAACTCGCTTTTAGGACTCCTCTCATCACCGGCAGCATTACTAGCGGCAGGGTCTCACGAATCTGGCTTTGCATTCCCTTTTGGCGAAAGCACCAGCTATCCGTTTCTTGATCATGTTGGTGATGGTTTCAGTACGGCAGTACCGGAACTGGGCTCCTCGTACGATCGTTCTAATTTTGACAGTTTACCACCAGTTCCCATCCAACAAGATTATGGAGAAGGGATGGTGGAACATGGAGGAAATCTTGGGCTCCGTGGTCTCCAAGAGGGGAAAGGATTCTGCAAGGTGGAGGTTGAACAACCAACCGCCACCAGCATCGGTGCATCTAGAGTGGGCTTGTGCGGAGACAAAAGGAGCAAGATCAAGAAGGCTGAGGGGCAACCGTCCAAAAATCTCATGGCAGAAAGGAGGCGAAGGAAGCGACTCAATGACCGGCTTTCCATGCTTCGATCAATTGTTCCTAAGATTAGCAAG ATGGACAGAACATCCATACTTGGAGATACCATAGATTACATGAAGGAGCTTTTGGATAAAATCCACAAGTCGCGAGAAGAGAGTACGGAGGAGAACATCAACCAGCTGACTAAAATAGGAAACTTGAAACAGCTAAAGCCAAATGAGGTAGTTGCCAGGAACCCTCCAAAG TTTGACGTGGAAAGGAGAAGTGTAGACACGCGGATCGAAATTTGTTGCACTGCCAAGCCAGGGATGTTGTTGTCAACAGTCAGCACAATGGAAGCTTTGGGGCTTGACATTCAACAATGTGTTATCAGCTGTTTCAATGATTTCTCAGTACAAGCCTCCTGTTCCGAG GTGGCGGAGCATCGCAGAATTGTTGGATCTGAAGATGTTAAGCAAGCACTGTTTAGGAATGCAGGTTATGGAGGAAGATGTCTATAG